In the genome of Megalops cyprinoides isolate fMegCyp1 chromosome 18, fMegCyp1.pri, whole genome shotgun sequence, the window CGGAGGTTAATTCATATAATTCAGTTTGCATGAAtacaaaatgtaagaaatgatTTACAAACTAAAAAAGCATAATTAAAACTCTTGAACAGTTCTGTATACTGTGTATGCTATCCAATGGGTTTATCTGAGGGGTTAGCCTGTTCGTAAGGCTGACATTAACGTAACTTTACTGGTCAGATATCTTGTTAAATTCTATACAGCGCCATTAATAATCAGAGGAAATACGCTGTGAAAACCGTAAatagtatatataaataaatatatgtatacttAGATCTCTgccttttatatatatatccatatgACTTTATACTGGATATTAGACTGGACATAATATTGGTGGCAACAGTCACCCTTTCTTAAAggagaaatataaaaaaactaaaatgtgagGGAACAACATGCTTCGAATggtcatttacacatttttcactttaaCGTGTGTAAAATgagacaacaaaataaaaccaacaaaatatgTCTGCAAATTACTGTATAAGCCATCAAACTGTACATATAGTTACAAAGTTACAGAATGCATCAACCACATTCACTTCGATGACAGTGACTGATTTCATTAGAACTAAATCACTCTCTAATGGCTCTAAATTTGGCACGGTTTGTTATTTGGCAAAGGAATCATTAATTGGTATGcctctttttatttcataacaAGATGTATGCAATAACACCATGGTTGGCTTTTTTGCATCCATTATGTGtaaactgattttgttttcagaatctATAAAACTGCTACCCTGATCTTTCACTGTAAAACTGAAGCAGAACAATCCCCTCCCCACAAAAAattgttaaagaaaaaagaaaataaatcaaaacgcaacactgacacaagtttaatttcaatttttacaaataaaaccaTAGAAAAAGAATTGATTTCGAATGTCAAGCATTGCCAAGTATTTTAATACCAACACCAAATGTTAAAGTATAAGATATACAGGAAATtttataacagtaataaattacacaatttCAACGTTATACCTGTTAGCATGAACATATTTGGCTTTGAAAATGATGGAACTGGTAGCCTAAACACTTTTTACATCGTTGCAAACTGAGTTGTGTATTCAACTGGTATGGAAGCGGATTTATGCAaaagccattttgtttgtgaaaatacataaaaatatgtttttttttcatatattttaattttcttagaaaacaaacaaacaaaactttcaCATTTTGATGCAGAATGACGTCAAGTGTGCTTAAGTCATTATGAATCCAGAATTTGACGGAGGTGGTGACAAAAACAGACGTGCTGCCTCAAACGATGATTCTCAGGTGACCAGACGTCCAAACCACAGCTGTGCGTGCCAGTCCAGCCTCGTCTCGAACAAAAAAGGGTGGGGCGGACTGGGGCGAACGGGTGTCGTCAGCTCGTTATAATCCCGGGTGAACTTCAATCGAGAGAGGGAGCCTTTCAAAAAGAGCATCGGGGAGGGAAGGGAAATGTCTTCGCGATACCGGATTCGCCCCTTCAAACCGACTCggccggaaaaaaaaaacccccaaaacaaaacgaaaaaaaaaaaaaaaaacgcacgtTTAAAACCACTTTGTAAGGCACTCGAAAGGTTCTTATCAATCAAGAGAGATCAGTCATACTGACATTCATTCCCATGCCAGGCCTCACGTAAGGTACAGCATGCACTGCTTTTGGAAATTCTGGAGTCATCACTCGACCGTTCTCCCCAGTGCTTCCTGTTATCGACAGCCTCGCTTTGCTCCTCATGGCATCTGTGAAGGTcatctgcaacacacacaaacgcggCGGTCAGCTCGTGCCTCCACGCTCGCCGGCTGTAATATTTATAGGAACATATGACAAGCAAATGTGAGGAGAACATGACGAACACGGTTAGGATGCAGATGCGTATGTAAAACCAAGTAAACGCTTGACAGCAAACTGAGGATGAGAAAACCGTCACTGTGTCATTCACACGGTTCCACAGAGCAAACCCACAGACTATTGTTAAGTGACGATGAcgtaaaaacaaattaaaataagaacaaaacaaaaagtaaataaacaaaaacaaaaagctattATAGGCTAGCAGTATagttacaaaattaaaacatcaatACATACGATCCTTGAGCCAACTTCCTCATTCAAGAACTTTAAGGATGCAACAATGAAGCTAGAGCGTGCACTTATAGTTTATGAAGACCTCGTTCCTACCCCCTAAATTTTTACACTTTCGATTCCATATACGTTGTAACCTTCCTTATAAGTTGCAAAATTCTGTGAATTCTGCGAGGAAGTTGGATTAATATTCTGTGCATTCTTTGCCACCTTCATTCGTTTCGCCTCTGCTCTGGACTTGTAACAGAACTCAATCAAAGCCACCAGCATGGCCAAACCAAGTCCGCCGACGAGAATGTAGAAGACTCCAGCAACGTTGCTCAGGCTGAGGGCGCTGGTCTTCTCCTACAAACGCACACAGGAGTCTTGTCAGGACAGGGCAGGGGTGAAAGGTCAAATAGCAAAACATccactgaaaaaatattcacacaatGACAAAGATAATATAGCACATATTACATAACAAATTAACACAATATAGCAATTAAAGTTATTGTTTTACtctaacattacaaaaaaaacatgaagggaGGGGATATGGGACAACTGTACATGTCAGAGTGCAGCCTATTTCTACGTGGGTGATGTtatgtggggtgggggaggtgtcCTGTTGGAATGGCTAACATATTGAACTGGTGTGTTGAGGATGCTTGAATTTATCTCAGTAACTACTTatttattggaaaaaatattGATTCTTTGATATTGTGCAGGTGTTGGTGGGCCTAGATGACCATTAAAAGGGATGTCCAACACATGTGGTGCAGTCATGCTTAACAgtagtgaaaaaaataaaaatatatctgcacatgtcattttaatgtattcattttgtgcaCTAAATGAATACATCAGCATATACTCCTATTTAGCAAACCCTCTGTTAATTTACTAAACCTGCTctgactctgctctgtgtgttaatgaaaaatgcaacatttcagCAGATCGGGCAAACTCaacaaatgcagtaaaataaaattgaattaaagcaaattaaatttaaataaataaataaataggcatTGCttgacagtattttaaaatctggCCGTTTTCATGTCTACATGAGTATGTTATGCTACATCAGCCCTGAGAGAATGGATTATTCTTCCTCTGGGTTATTAAATCTGATATGTCCCTGAGGTTGACGTTTGCCCCTTTTCTAGAATATAATATGTGCTAATTTCCAATGTAAAACACCCACAAGACATCACTGTCATTGGTACAGTCTTTGTTGAATGTCTGTTAAAACTTGCACTGCTCTCTGAGAAAGTATCTTTCATCTCTGAAAAATTAGAACTCTAAAAATACCATTAATAGAGTGgaaatcatttttcaacatATTAATTTCCTGCAAAGCAGTAAATCTTATTCACATCTGAATCAATATCAATACCAGACACGACTCAAAGTAATCAGTCCATAGTTTGAAACAGTATGCAGGTGGCCTTTAAATggatgtatttttcatttgcactgaTTATTGGATTATTTAAATCGCACTATGAGTGCCAGTCTCCAAAATGTGCCATTACTGTATGGTTGGTTCccttttttgcaatgttttaaaatgtttagcTCCTGGTAGGTTACTGGACAATGGACAGACAGTACACACATGTATTCATGTGCACAGGTATACatcacatatatgtatatgtatgtatcatatatcacagaaaaacatcaaaCTGAAAGAACAGACTTTGTGGACATCCTTTATAGATGGTCCTGGGATTATCCAGATTAAATCTGGATCAATATCATAGTGGTGTATAATTCTATGTTGTAGACATATAAATTATGCCTTAAATTGAAAAATGGATCATTATATTGCGAGGTCTACTGTCTTAACAGATAGGATTGCTGTGAAGAAAAGGCTAGTGAAATTCTTGCAAAGCAGTGCACAGTTTATCACTTAACAATCATGCATTACTTATATTTAACATAAATCATTAGTAAATCTGCAGGCATTAGTAAAACATCTCACCAAGGAATCtcatgcttttgtgtttgtaatattACAACGTACAAGGGGTCATTCCCGCTAACaaaattgtgcttttgtttgacTTGCTTGGGCACATAAAACCTGCAGAGACTGACCTTACTTCCAGAATCCTTGGCTCCACATTCACCCTTATCGTAccaccatttgtttttcagcttgtcTAAGACGCCTTGCTCACTGAGTTTCAATACTGCAAGGTTTACTGGCGTTCTTCACGtggaaaataacataaataacattatcaatgttattttatgttattcatAACATTACACTGATTCAACTTTcttttaatttctctctcttgttttcttttttttttgcagtggcgATATAGCGTTGATGCGCCATTTGGCCTAAGCAAACGCGAGTTTTGCAGAGCCAGATGTGCATTAACGTATCGCCTGGAGTAAGCAGCAACAGCAACGGGATGGGTACATCAGCCAATTAACCTTTCTGGACAATGTGCTTGTGGTGTGGAGTGTAGCCTATATCATAGATATTGACCGCTATCACAGTCACTACCTGAACAGTGTTCAGAGGCTCAGTGAGCCCCGCGGCTAACTAGAGTTTTGGCTCCCGTGCGACGATGCTGCATACTTGACGTATGCATGGAGTTACCCATCACTTTTTGTCACTGGGGCTGACCTTGGAATCACCTCCCCCGCTGCCGCACTCTCCCTTGTCGTAccaccatttgtttttcaatttgtcCAACAGGCCTTGCTCATTCAGTTTTAGTACTGCGAGGTTAACCGCATTTCTTGAAACGATAAAACATACTTGTAAGACAGGGTGAGCGACTTATCAATTGCTCGTTCACATTTTCATCGTTTGTTCGTTCGCTGTTGTTGTTACTTTTTCCCGTTGTGGCAGTTACGTCACACAAGAAATACAGTCAGCATTTATCAATAACAAttctactactaataataatcaataaatgtGGGACAAAGTCCTCTGACTTGGTGATAGGCTCTTTGTTTGGCAAAGGTGGCAGAACGTAAAACAAGGTTAAGGATAGAGTGCTAAAATGGGGAGCTCTATCATCTACAACAATGTACTCACATCCACAACATACAAATAACAGTGTCTTGCAAGTGACTCCACTAAAAAAGAGACAGCAGAATAGCAGTAACAGACAGAATGGTTAGCTCTTATGAAGAAAGAAGATGCATgcaacattgtattttttttttaacaacccCCTTTCCGATCCCTGCCCACCCTCGCCAACATCATCAGTTCATGAAATTATTCTGCATGGGCCATTTCAACGGTGAAAGGTGGTTATATTCGATTTCATGGTGCCCCTGAATACCGAATTGGCCAATATCATGTCTGGACATTACTCCAAACATTTTGTTCGGGGTCCATACAAACATACAGGTTTTGGAACCTGTCAAAATGCACGAATTTCATTTAGCTTAAAACCTTTCaccttttatttttccccacctAAATTTGGTAATATGTTTTCCAAAATTAATGATATATAGTAAATATGAGTATAAGAAATGGCTAGAATGGAAATATACTTTTAAGATAATTTCTAGAAACCTATCACAGCATTGCCTGAAACCCCACGTTACATTATTATAACCTAAGCAGTGCCACATGTATGcataaaacaatttattcaATTGGCCAAATTCAATCCCAAAGAAACTGGGGAAGTATCAGTCATTACAAACATATGTGTACTGCAAAGGTTAGACAAAAAGCtttttaatacatattatttGCTTCAGCAATGACTGACCACAGACAGAGCAAAAGTTAGGATATTGAATAGGAAGGTATTACAGGAGAAGAAGCAAGCAGGTACACCTAAAACAGTAACATGACATAAGCCAAGACAAAACTCGACAAACAGATTTTCATATACACCTGTGCAAGTCTGGATAAAAGGGATGTGGCAATGTTAATTTGGATAAGAAATATGAATTAATTACCAAACAAATGAGTCGTATTAATTTGGGTAATTGgcaataaattttgaaaacTCTACAAGAAAAATACTcagagttttaaaataatttgcaatgtgcaattattttaattttccgTGTCAATGgatttcttaatttttttttccttttgggaTAGGGGAGGTTTGTTTTAAGATATCAAGTTACCTCATCTCCTTATACAAACCATAACACATAAGTAGAGATACATCAGGGTAGGTGGGATACTATAACAACATTGGACATATTGTTATACTATTCCACCCACCTTAATGAGGATCCTTTCGGCGTGGCGATCCCGTAGCCCTTGGAGTCCAGGTTCCCTCCGACCTTCATGGTGTCACAGGGCTTGCGCTGCTCGATGTACTCATTCATGGTGGACTCCAGCAGGTAGGCGTACTTCCCCTTGGACTTGCGCACCCGGAGCACGCCCTCCGCGGTGGTTTTCACAAACACCGAGGGCTCTGCGCCCTTCATGTACGTCCACATTTTATCGAACAGCGCGATTTTGGATCGCTGCGccgagagagggggagagggagggagaaaaatgtaaatggaaccATCATGATGAACCATCACGCCAGCAAAGATGTTGTGATTAACTGTGACAATATCATTTGGTTGGCATGACATGAAATGACCTGCAGTGAATTTAGGTATGACCATTCCACAGGTAAATGTACTTAATGGATATTGGGACAGGGCGTTGGAATTTTTTAAATCGCAATACACAAAGTCTTTTGCTCTCAATGAGAGTTATAATCTGCCACCCaaattgaaattttaatgcGAAGCAAACTTGGCATCATTGACAAGGTAAGGGAACATCTCTTCCCTGACTGCTGCAGAACTTgtgattacattacagacaAAGCAGAACAGTTACACTAAACTATCTAACCTCCACTGGTGTGAAATGCAgttgcatttttacatgatttCTTTGCCCAGCTAGGAGACATAAGGAGCAGGGAGCGGAAATACAGTGCAGGTAATGGTGAAAGGACAGCTGATAAAACTCGCTGTATCCGAATGAGGCGCACAGAGCTTGGTTTCTCAACCCTGAAGGACCTGGAGGTACAGACAGACCTAGTTTTCTTCTCAACTGGACTTTTCATAAGTTAGTCCTTTGTGACAGAAGTAAGTAGTCGGTACTGTGCTTATACTGTACTGACAAAGATACAAATAGAGTTATTTCTTCAAACTACTTCTGTACACTTGCGTTCCATAAACACATCAGCAATACAAAGCAGAATCAAgcttaatgaaataattatgttcagAATACAGAGTGtacctccaggaccagggctgaaAATCATTGGAAATGCACAGTAACTTTCACTGAACATTAGAgatatatgaaaaaatgttgatcTATGTAAAAGATCGTAAAATATGTGATACAATCATATGtacagaaaattaaatgtacaCGCAGGTCACACGTCCAGGTCATCAGGAAATGAACCACAAGAATATAAGCATAGAAGACGTCTCCTACCCTGAAAAATTCTTTAGTTGAGCCAGAGTCCAGAGTCCCGTAAGCAATTTCAGTTTGCTTAGCCAAGTCCTCTGCACTTTCAATGGGGGACACCATCCTCTCAACAGTCAGGAAGGCAGCTAAGTTAGCCGTGTAGGACGATATTATGATCAGGGTAAAAAACCACCAGACCCCGCCCACAATGCGGCCAGAGAGGGATCTATTAACAAGCGTAAAATGGATTCATAGAGATGAAATGAAAGCCACAGAGTTAGATGGTGCAGTCATTTTGGATCATATTCATCAAGTATCAATATTCAGTAAGAAAAAAGAACCATGAAAAGGACATTATTTCCATACGTTTTAGAAATGCAAAACCTAAAATCTAAAACTACAGAAGTACCACACAACATACATTAACAGTCATCCAGAAATTACCTTCCACAATCACATCATGTaaacataaatttaattaaatccaCTTCCCTAAATAAATCTATAATTAAGACCAAAGACAAATGTATAGTAAGAAACATGATGAGTGTTTTGAGCTGTGCCACGAAACAACATAAAATGATGAAAGCTTAGATAAACTAACAGAGCTGAAGCAGGTAGCAACAGGAACTCAAACATGCTCCACAGAACATAACATGACGGTAAGCATGGTAGACTAACACTGTCACagatacaacataaaaatgggAGGAGCATCATTATGCAACATCCAGTAACAGCAGACAGATCTAATTGGCCCCTGTCTATAGAACGAAGTTAAATAATTTCTATGAGATCACAATTTAGCAAACAGTACACCCAGCCATTGATGGAAAGCTGGAATGATTCCAGACTGTTATCACATCATTTCGGTATCTGTTTGATGACTTCTTCCCTTCCTCTACAGGGTAGGAGAATGTCAGGTTATACTACATCTTACAGCCGGTAAGATCTGAAAAAGGTGCAGCTGatacaaacacatgaaagaaTTCATTTACTGGCCTAACAAATTTGTCTCCAAATTAATTGTTTATATATTGTAGTAAGCAGACTAATTAACTAAAAAACTAATTAACTAAAAAAAGCCcattacactgtacactgcaatGTTATGTTCTAAATCTAGGAAAAGAATTTCACTGcatattaaatgataaattaattaaataaattaaatgataaattatgttttttaatctaatttattagaaatatttaaataatttattagtGAACATTTATTAGTAATTATTCCATTCTAAAAGTACTCAAGGTTTGAATTTtgtaaattcaaaatacatTGCAAAGCAATGTACTACTTAATAAAAATGGTAAGAATTATTAATCGTCCATTTTTAGATTTGGTAAAGTAGATATCTTTATGactttaatgattttttttctggtatgtcacacaaacaaactgaagtGAATAATACTGCAATAATAATACCATACAGGCAGGTACTGTATCAGATGCCAGCACTAACCACCCTCATTTTGCTTACTTGTTTCAAACCAACCTCAGCCATGCTTTCGGTCACAAGGTTACTCCCCTTAGccagaggaaaggaggagatTTGGAGGAAGAGCAAACAttaggagagggagagagagtacagcATATCCCTTGCAGCACTGGGATTGTTCTGGAAGTGGTCGCTGTAAGTAAACTGCAGCAACACCTACATCACCCCATGGACTGGGGGTATGCAGCAAAAACACGGTACCCCTCCAAGaggacaggaaaagagagaaacctCATGCATTTTGCAGTCCTGGCGTGGCGCGAACGTGGTCACAGAAGGAATACTCGACTGAAGTAAACGCAACTCCAGTCGCATATTTCTTGTCCTGCACTTGCTCCTTGTTGTGAGAGGGAGACACCACTCTCAGGTAACAAGGAGGGATATcaatgctaaaataaataactgaagtttctaaaattaaacataaaatgtaactgGAACTACAGGAGGTGACCACATCCGCGCCGCGGCATCGGGCTGGACCGAAAATGCACAAAGTTGGAGCGTACGAAGGACCAACCTTGGCGAAATATCGCATCCTTGCTGCATAAAGGCACCGAGGGAAAACCAGAGACTATTAAATATCCCAAACTCATTTGTCGACTCATTAGTTTGTATCTGTCCGTCTTCATACTCCTCGGTGTGCCACTCATAGGGGCTGAAGCGACTGACTAGGAAGAGAACCACACTGACCCCGATGTAGGCAAACACGATGCACATCCAGATCTCATACGCCAGGGGATCCAGGAAGGAGAACACCCCCGGTTTAGATTTCTGGGGCTTTTTTATCATGATGGAAATCCCCAGACTCATGAACGGTTTCGAGAAGTCAATCACTTCTTCTCGGACCAGGGTAATAGTTAACGGAGCAACTGCAATATCAGCTTTCTGAAACGAAAtgagaaaagcaaagaaaaagggAATATTTCTATTTGCTGCCTTACTTGAATGGTCTGCATAGTGAAAATATATCACGAGCACTTtcagaagaaagaaatgcaatCTTTGAGGATGGTGAGTCAACAGATTTCAACTGTACGCTGGAGGCAGTAAGTTTTTAGCTCTTCTTTTTTAACAGAGTAGAAGTAGGTGCTTCCTGTAACTTCCTGTAACTTAATTCACTTAAAAATACATGGTTTCCTGACTTGTGCTTAGTACACcataaattgtaaaatgttttcagtttaagACAGACATAGTTCAGCTCTTCTTCTTACCCCATACACTAACTCTCCAACCATTCCATTCCAGATTTTTGTCTCTGCATCTCTGGCTCCATACTTCCCATCACCAACTATTTTCAGCTGGTATTTGAAGCCACAGTGCTTGGCAATTTCTGCAGCCAAGTCCACACAGTAGCCCTCATATCTGTCATTGTCTACAAAGAGGTCAGCGTTTTTCTTTAGCATCACATATGGGGCTTcctgaaaaaagggaaattaacAAATACTTAAGTTCAACTGTTCTATGTACATTATTTCATCAGAAAATTTGAGATTAtaaaacacattgcattatCATTCAGAGAGAGCTACCATGTTCAGAGAGAATTAACCAGATCAGTATCGAAACTTATTAAGCATTACCAATATTGTGGTTACGATCACAGTCTTATTCTCCATCCCCATTgattcatttggaaaaacatCTGGTTTTGTAACCGCCATTTTGTCTACTTCATTCCAATATCCAATCTAGAAAAGAAAATGGGCAAAAGCAATCGCACAGCAATTCAATAATATGTGAAAAACACTTTCCTACTGTTTTCCTTGCAAGTTAAACACAGTGTCTCTAATTGTAGATGAGGACGGTTACACCTGAGTGGATATTAATTTACCAGACTATGAAACAGTTGCTTTTCTGACTTGTTTACTCTCCACTTTGCTTGAGCCTGTCACAGAGTCAAACCATGCATTTTCCTCAGAAACAGATCCAAGAACATGTACAAAATAGGAAGCAAGGACTTGAGATGAGCCCAGTCAGACCTACGGGAATAGTGTCAGTACCTTGACTGGTCCGCTGTTTTTAAGTTCCATGATATTAACGGAGTAGTTGACCCTTCTGCCGTGCTGGTCGAACTGGATGTTGCCCGTTAGGCCTTCCACCCGGacctggaaaagaaagaaaacagcgAGATGTAACATCACAGCATGTGGCGGGAGAAATCCGGGGGCAGGTTTTCACAGCTGCCCAGAGTTCCCTGATTCACTCTAATCTCAGGCTCTGAAAATCGGCGGGCGGTCAGACCTCCTCGCCCGCTGGCCGCCGGTGGCGTTGCTATGGCGACATGTCACCTGTTTCAGCGCTCGCTCGATCTCCACGCCCTGTGCCCACGGTACCGCCGGGTTGGCCAGACAGTCGCCGTTGTTGCCCCTCCGGGTGATGTCGATCCTCTGCTTGTGCAGGTAGCGGAACGCCTCCGTCATCACCTGCACGGCGTCATACGTCAGCGCCGACGTGTACTGCAGAAAGGACGGGGAGAGGATGGTCATCGCTTGGCCACGAGCGCCTTCGTCGACTCCGAACGCTCCCCGCTGACGCTCTAATGAGACCAGCACTAATCATATCAGCGGCATCTCACCCTAATTTTACTGTCAGCGCCGGGGTACTCCTTTTCCTCCAGGGCCTCCCACCGCTGGTCGAATTTGGCCACCAGCGGGTCGTCGAAATCCACGATCTGAAATCCAGACACATTCGCTCCTCCGTACTGGATCTTTGACAAATCCCCATCCACAAAGCCCTGAGAAAGACAGGAACTCTCAGACGGAGCTGTGCACTGCTTGTGGTTACTGTACTGTGTATTGCATCCGAGCATGCCTGAACCTTTTTGCATTATAGTGACATACCTATGACACATAATTACATGTTAGTAACTTATTGAGTCTGTCACgaagattgtcacaaagtgctgtttCAAGCTTTTCGAAACATAATgcatcacacattttaaaaaccaaagtaaatttgaaacaaatatgaaaatctGGTCCATATTAATATAGGAAACTAGCAGTATATGCAGAGGAATAGAGAATGCATACATTACTAGGACACTTCATAAGAAATAATGATATTACCCAGTTGAAAGGAATATAGGACACATTCATGAATTGAGAAGGCAGCTGAGgagaaaaaagcactgaaaacgcACCAGATTTGCAATGATGTAGTGATATCCTTTCACATGCCTGCCGATTGTGATGACCTGAGAAAGGAAGAGACAGGTAATCCTCCATCAGACTCAAACAGTCATGTACTGTTCACTTGCCTGCCGACACAACAGCTGTAGACATCTGCCAAGATATGCGAAACTGTTCTGCTTCAGGAAACCTCTCCAGTACAGCAACAAGGtgatgcattttcacatttaaaatagcaCTCCAGGGAGAAACGGCAAGACGTATTAACAGCCACTATAACTATGGTAATTAATATGTTACCACTGCAGAAGCTGTGTAACACTAAGCATAATGAAACCAGTTAAAATGTGACTAACACATTTATTAAGGTAAAACAGGATTCCTGTCCTCAGTATGATGTCATCGCTGCTGTCACCCAACAGATAAGAACAAAATGATAACAAGTATGTCATATTTTCTGTCTACTCTCTATCCAGTATCTCTTCACATGGTAACAGACATGGTGTTTGCCTTGGCATGCAGGCTCATTAAAGCACAGTTTTCATAATGCCGAGTCGGCAGGGTCCCTTCAGCATTAAGATTTGAATTATAATGGTACCGATGAATCATTGACGACACAGTCGGAGTGTCATAAGGGAAAATAATTCTATTTGTTTTCGATGAGACAGTTCCAGATGCACTGGTATTGATTTCAGCCCCGGCTAAAGCGTATTTCTCCAAGCAGTAAATACAAATCAGTCACATTTCCCAAGTGGCCCTGTC includes:
- the gria2b gene encoding glutamate receptor 2b isoform X2, translated to MQKIMNLAVFLLPFFWELAVCGSPGVQIGGLFPRGADQEYSAFRIGMVQFGTSEFRLTPHIDNLEVANSFAVTNCFCSQFSRGVYAIFGFYDKKSVNTITSFCGTLHVSFITPSFPVDGANQFILQMRPDIKGPLLSLIEYYKWDKFAYLYDSDRGLSTLQVVLDTAAERKWQVTAINVGNLKDEKKDEAYRSLFQDLENKKERRVILDCEQDKVKDIMEQVITIGRHVKGYHYIIANLGFVDGDLSKIQYGGANVSGFQIVDFDDPLVAKFDQRWEALEEKEYPGADSKIRYTSALTYDAVQVMTEAFRYLHKQRIDITRRGNNGDCLANPAVPWAQGVEIERALKQVRVEGLTGNIQFDQHGRRVNYSVNIMELKNSGPVKIGYWNEVDKMAVTKPDVFPNESMGMENKTVIVTTILEAPYVMLKKNADLFVDNDRYEGYCVDLAAEIAKHCGFKYQLKIVGDGKYGARDAETKIWNGMVGELVYGKADIAVAPLTITLVREEVIDFSKPFMSLGISIMIKKPQKSKPGVFSFLDPLAYEIWMCIVFAYIGVSVVLFLVSRFSPYEWHTEEYEDGQIQTNESTNEFGIFNSLWFSLGAFMQQGCDISPRSLSGRIVGGVWWFFTLIIISSYTANLAAFLTVERMVSPIESAEDLAKQTEIAYGTLDSGSTKEFFRRSKIALFDKMWTYMKGAEPSVFVKTTAEGVLRVRKSKGKYAYLLESTMNEYIEQRKPCDTMKVGGNLDSKGYGIATPKGSSLRTPVNLAVLKLSEQGVLDKLKNKWWYDKGECGAKDSGSKEKTSALSLSNVAGVFYILVGGLGLAMLVALIEFCYKSRAEAKRMKMTFTDAMRSKARLSITGSTGENGRVMTPEFPKAVHAVPYVRPGMGMNVSMTDLS
- the gria2b gene encoding glutamate receptor 2b isoform X1, whose product is MQKIMNLAVFLLPFFWELAVCGSPGVQIGGLFPRGADQEYSAFRIGMVQFGTSEFRLTPHIDNLEVANSFAVTNCFCSQFSRGVYAIFGFYDKKSVNTITSFCGTLHVSFITPSFPVDGANQFILQMRPDIKGPLLSLIEYYKWDKFAYLYDSDRGLSTLQVVLDTAAERKWQVTAINVGNLKDEKKDEAYRSLFQDLENKKERRVILDCEQDKVKDIMEQVITIGRHVKGYHYIIANLGFVDGDLSKIQYGGANVSGFQIVDFDDPLVAKFDQRWEALEEKEYPGADSKIRYTSALTYDAVQVMTEAFRYLHKQRIDITRRGNNGDCLANPAVPWAQGVEIERALKQVRVEGLTGNIQFDQHGRRVNYSVNIMELKNSGPVKIGYWNEVDKMAVTKPDVFPNESMGMENKTVIVTTILEAPYVMLKKNADLFVDNDRYEGYCVDLAAEIAKHCGFKYQLKIVGDGKYGARDAETKIWNGMVGELVYGKADIAVAPLTITLVREEVIDFSKPFMSLGISIMIKKPQKSKPGVFSFLDPLAYEIWMCIVFAYIGVSVVLFLVSRFSPYEWHTEEYEDGQIQTNESTNEFGIFNSLWFSLGAFMQQGCDISPRSLSGRIVGGVWWFFTLIIISSYTANLAAFLTVERMVSPIESAEDLAKQTEIAYGTLDSGSTKEFFRRSKIALFDKMWTYMKGAEPSVFVKTTAEGVLRVRKSKGKYAYLLESTMNEYIEQRKPCDTMKVGGNLDSKGYGIATPKGSSLRNAVNLAVLKLNEQGLLDKLKNKWWYDKGECGSGGGDSKEKTSALSLSNVAGVFYILVGGLGLAMLVALIEFCYKSRAEAKRMKMTFTDAMRSKARLSITGSTGENGRVMTPEFPKAVHAVPYVRPGMGMNVSMTDLS
- the gria2b gene encoding glutamate receptor 2b isoform X5, which codes for MQKIMNLAVFLLPFFWELAVCGSPGVQIGGLFPRGADQEYSAFRIGMVQFGTSEFRLTPHIDNLEVANSFAVTNCFCSQFSRGVYAIFGFYDKKSVNTITSFCGTLHVSFITPSFPVDGANQFILQMRPDIKGPLLSLIEYYKWDKFAYLYDSDRGLSTLQVVLDTAAERKWQVTAINVGNLKDEKKDEAYRSLFQDLENKKERRVILDCEQDKVKDIMEQVITIGRHVKGYHYIIANLGFVDGDLSKIQYGGANVSGFQIVDFDDPLVAKFDQRWEALEEKEYPGADSKIRYTSALTYDAVQVMTEAFRYLHKQRIDITRRGNNGDCLANPAVPWAQGVEIERALKQVRVEGLTGNIQFDQHGRRVNYSVNIMELKNSGPVKIGYWNEVDKMAVTKPDVFPNESMGMENKTVIVTTILEAPYVMLKKNADLFVDNDRYEGYCVDLAAEIAKHCGFKYQLKIVGDGKYGARDAETKIWNGMVGELVYGKADIAVAPLTITLVREEVIDFSKPFMSLGISIMIKKPQKSKPGVFSFLDPLAYEIWMCIVFAYIGVSVVLFLVSRFSPYEWHTEEYEDGQIQTNESTNEFGIFNSLWFSLGAFMQQGCDISPRSLSGRIVGGVWWFFTLIIISSYTANLAAFLTVERMVSPIESAEDLAKQTEIAYGTLDSGSTKEFFRRSKIALFDKMWTYMKGAEPSVFVKTTAEGVLRVRKSKGKYAYLLESTMNEYIEQRKPCDTMKVGGNLDSKGYGIATPKGSSLRNAVNLAVLKLNEQGLLDKLKNKWWYDKGECGSGGGDSKEKTSALSLSNVAGVFYILVGGLGLAMLVALIEFCYKSRAEAKRMKVAKNAQNINPTSSQNSQNFATYKEGYNMTFTDAMRSKARLSITGSTGENGRVMTPEFPKAVHAVPYVRPGMGMNVSMTDLS